A window of the Eubalaena glacialis isolate mEubGla1 chromosome 9, mEubGla1.1.hap2.+ XY, whole genome shotgun sequence genome harbors these coding sequences:
- the AK1 gene encoding adenylate kinase isoenzyme 1 isoform X1 has product MRACCSAPDARSVEDANAREKLKKTKIIFVVGGPGSGKGTQCEKIVQKYGYTHLSTGDLLRAEVSSGSARGKMLSEIMEKGQLVPLDTVLDMLRDAMVAKVDTSKGFLIDGYPREVQQGEEFERRIGHPTLLLYVDAGPETMTKRLLKRGETSGRVDDNEETIKKRLETYYKATEPVIAFYEKRGIIRKVNAEGSVDSVFSQVCTHLDTLK; this is encoded by the exons ATGCGGGCCTGCTGCTCGGCACCAGACGCCCGCAGCGTGGAAGACGCTAACGCCCGAG AGAAGCTGAAGAAAACCAAGATCATCTTTGTGGTGG GCGGGCCTGGCTCGGGGAAGGGCACCCAGTGTGAGAAGATTGTCCAGAAGTACGGCTACACCCACCTCTCCACCGGGGACCTCCTGCGGGCTGAGGTCAGCTCAGGCTCAGCCAGGGGCAAGATGCTGTCGGAAATCATGGAGAAGGGGCAACTGGTGCCACTG GACACAGTGTTGGACATGCTCCGAGACGCCATGGTGGCCAAGGTAGATACTTCCAAAGGCTTCCTGATCGACGGCTACCCCCGGGAGGTGCAACAGGGAGAAGAGTTTGAGCGGAGG ATCGGACATCCCACGCTGCTGCTGTACGTGGACGCAGGCCCCGAGACCATGACCAAGCGGCTCCTGAAGCGTGGAGAGACCAGCGGACGTGTGGACGACAATGAAGAGACCATCAAGAAGCGCCTGGAGACCTACTACAAGGCCACAGAGCCCGTGATCGCTTTCTACGAGAAACGCGGCATCATTCGCAAG GTCAATGCCGAAGGCTCCGTGGACAGTGTCTTCTCCCAGGTCTGCACCCACCTGGACACCCTCAAGTAG
- the AK1 gene encoding adenylate kinase isoenzyme 1 isoform X2 — MEEKLKKTKIIFVVGGPGSGKGTQCEKIVQKYGYTHLSTGDLLRAEVSSGSARGKMLSEIMEKGQLVPLDTVLDMLRDAMVAKVDTSKGFLIDGYPREVQQGEEFERRIGHPTLLLYVDAGPETMTKRLLKRGETSGRVDDNEETIKKRLETYYKATEPVIAFYEKRGIIRKVNAEGSVDSVFSQVCTHLDTLK; from the exons ATGGAAG AGAAGCTGAAGAAAACCAAGATCATCTTTGTGGTGG GCGGGCCTGGCTCGGGGAAGGGCACCCAGTGTGAGAAGATTGTCCAGAAGTACGGCTACACCCACCTCTCCACCGGGGACCTCCTGCGGGCTGAGGTCAGCTCAGGCTCAGCCAGGGGCAAGATGCTGTCGGAAATCATGGAGAAGGGGCAACTGGTGCCACTG GACACAGTGTTGGACATGCTCCGAGACGCCATGGTGGCCAAGGTAGATACTTCCAAAGGCTTCCTGATCGACGGCTACCCCCGGGAGGTGCAACAGGGAGAAGAGTTTGAGCGGAGG ATCGGACATCCCACGCTGCTGCTGTACGTGGACGCAGGCCCCGAGACCATGACCAAGCGGCTCCTGAAGCGTGGAGAGACCAGCGGACGTGTGGACGACAATGAAGAGACCATCAAGAAGCGCCTGGAGACCTACTACAAGGCCACAGAGCCCGTGATCGCTTTCTACGAGAAACGCGGCATCATTCGCAAG GTCAATGCCGAAGGCTCCGTGGACAGTGTCTTCTCCCAGGTCTGCACCCACCTGGACACCCTCAAGTAG